In Tachysurus vachellii isolate PV-2020 chromosome 3, HZAU_Pvac_v1, whole genome shotgun sequence, one genomic interval encodes:
- the trib2 gene encoding tribbles homolog 2 — translation MNLQRSNPINIARYGRARHKAHELEELSCLQQRTPEPNQSFSPNLGSPSPPESPDSTHRVSCIGNYLLLEPLEGDRVFRAVHLHSGEELVCKVFDISRYQESLAAYFVLGAHQNINQIVEILLGDTRAYVFFERSHGDMHSFVRTCKKLREEEAARLFYQIVSAVAHCHDNGLVLRDLKLRKFVFKNEERSLVKLESLEDTYLLKGSDDSLSDKHGCPAYVSPEILNASGSYSGKAADVWSMGVMLYTILVGRYPFHDVEPGSLFSKIRRGHFSIPETLTPKARCLIRSILRREPAERLTSREILEHPWFLAATGQAGTAYARGDRETDQTVPEANMEEELEQFLS, via the exons ATGAACTTACAGCGCTCAAATCCCATTAACATCGCACGGTATGGGAGAGCGAGGCACAAAGCGCACGAATTGGAGGAGCTGTCTTGTCTACAACAGAGGACTCCTGAGCCGAATCAGAGCTTTAGTCCTAATCTAGGCTCCCCGAGTCCTCCGGAGAGCCCGGACTCCACTCACCGAGTGTCCTGTATCGGGAATTACCTCTTACTGGAGCCGCTGGAGGGAGACCGCGTGTTCCGGGCCGTGCACTTACACAGCGGGGAAGAGCTCGTGTGCAAG GTGTTCGATATCAGCAGATATCAAGAATCATTAGCTGCCTACTTTGTACTGGGTGCTCATCAGAACATCAACCAAATAGTGGAGATTCTCCTTGGAGACACGCGGGCTTACGTGTTCTTCGAGAGGAGCCATGGAGACATGCACTCGTTTGTCCGTACTTGCAAGAAGTTGCGGGAGGAAGAGGCTGCCAGACTCTTCTATCAGATAGTGTCCGCTGTGGCACACTGCCATGACAATGGCCTGGTTCTCAGAGACCTCAAGCTGAGGAAGTTCGTCTTTAAGAATGAGGAAAg GAGCCTGGTTAAGTTGGAGAGTTTAGAAGATACATACCTCCTGAAAGGAAGCGATGACTCTCTCTCAGACAAACACGGCTGTCCAGCTTATGTAAGCCCAGAGATCCTCAACGCCAGTGGCAGCTACTCGGGCAAAGCGGCAGACGTGTGGAGTATGGGCGTCATGCTGTACACCATACTTGTTGGCCGCTACCCTTTCCATGATGTGGAGCCTGGCTCACTCTTCAGCAAGATCCGCCGCGGCCACTTCAGCATCCCTGAGACGCTGACGCCCAAGGCGCGTTGCTTGATCCGCAGCATCTTGCGTCGGGAGCCAGCCGAACGCCTGACTTCACGTGAAATCCTGGAGCATCCCTGGTTCCTGGCAGCCACCGGCCAGGCTGGCACTGCCTATGCCAGAGGAGACCGTGAAACAGACCAGACGGTGCCAGAGGCCAACATGGAGGAAGAGCTGGAGCAGTTCCTCAGCTGA